Part of the Sphingopyxis sp. 113P3 genome, CAGGGCATGCAATCGCGAAGCTTCAGCGTCGGGCCGCTCAGCGAGAAGGAGGTCTGCCTCAAGCATTTCTGTTCGCGCATGCGCGAGATCATTCCCGAAGCGCGTCTGGAAAAGGCGCCGGCGCCGGGGTGGAGCCACCGTTGACCGCTAACGCGCCTGTCATCATCGTGGGCGGGGGGCCGGCCGGCATGGTTACAGGGCTCCTCCTCGCGCGTGCCGGGGTGCAGGTGGTAGTGCTCGAAAAACATGCCGATTTCCTCCGCGATTTTCGCGGCGACACGGTCCATCCCTCGACGCTCGAGCTGTTTCACGAGATCGGCCTGCTTCAAAAACTGCTCGAGGAACCGCACGCGAAGCTCGACACGATGACGCTCAATTTGCTCGGGCAGCGCTACACGATCGCGACACTGAAGCATCTGCCCGTCGCTGCGCCCTTCGTTGCGATGATGCCCCAGTGGGACTTTCTCGATTTCGTTGCGGAGCAGGCGAAGCTTTATCCGACCTTCGAGCTGCGCATGTCGACCGAAGCGGCCGGGCTCACCCATGATAGCGGCGGCCGCGTCAACGGTGTAGCGCTCGCAAATGGTGAACAGGTGGCCGCGCGGCTCGTCATCGCCGCGGACGGGCGCCGATCGGTGCTTCGTGCCGCGGCCGACCTCCCGCTTGAGGATCTGGGTGCGCCCATGGACGTGCTCTGGTTTCGCGTTCCCGTTCCCGCAGGGACCGATATGTCTGACGTCGCGCTCGGCACGATCGACCGCAGTGGAATGGTCGTGGCCATCCCGCGCGGTGATTATTGGCAATGCGCGCAGGTCATTGAAAAAGGTCACCTTGCCGCGATCGAGGCGCGCGGCATCGCCGCCTTTCGCGCCAATGTGGCGGCGCTGGTTCCAGGCCTTGCTGCAAGTGTCGATGCGGTTCGCAGTTTCGAGGACGTCAAGCTGCTCTCCGTCGCGCTCGACCGGCTGACCCGCTGGTCGCGCCCCGGCCTGCTCGCGATAGGTGACGCTGCACACGCCATGTCGCCGATCGGCGGCGTGGGCATCAACCTCGCGGTGCAGGATGCCGTTGCTGCTGCGAACATCCTCGCAGCTCCGCTCGCCGCCGGAGCCGATCCCGACCCTCTGCTCGCGCGCGTGCAGGCGCTGCGCTCGAAGCCGACGGCGCGGATGCAGGCCCTTCAGCGCTTTGCCCACCGACGCGTGATCGAGCCAATGCTGCGCGGCGATATCACCCGCGCTCCCTTCGCTGTCCGTCTGCTCGACGCCGTTCCGCTCTTGCGCCGCATACCCGGCCGTGTGCTCGGCCTCGGTTTCGGCCGCCAACATGTCGAATCCCCGCTTGCGAAAGAATATTCATGACCAAAGCCTATGACGCCCTCATCGTCGGTGCCGGCCACAACGGTCTTGTGTGCGCCTTCTATCTCGCGCGCGCGGGACTGAAGGTCCGCATCCTTGAGGCGCGCAATGTCGTTGGCGGGGCCGCGGTGACCGAGGAATTCGCACCTGGCTTCCGCAACTCTGTCGCAAGCTACACCGTCAGCCTGCTGCAGCCGAAGGTGATCGCCGACATGAAGCTTGCCGATCATGG contains:
- a CDS encoding FAD-dependent oxidoreductase encodes the protein MTANAPVIIVGGGPAGMVTGLLLARAGVQVVVLEKHADFLRDFRGDTVHPSTLELFHEIGLLQKLLEEPHAKLDTMTLNLLGQRYTIATLKHLPVAAPFVAMMPQWDFLDFVAEQAKLYPTFELRMSTEAAGLTHDSGGRVNGVALANGEQVAARLVIAADGRRSVLRAAADLPLEDLGAPMDVLWFRVPVPAGTDMSDVALGTIDRSGMVVAIPRGDYWQCAQVIEKGHLAAIEARGIAAFRANVAALVPGLAASVDAVRSFEDVKLLSVALDRLTRWSRPGLLAIGDAAHAMSPIGGVGINLAVQDAVAAANILAAPLAAGADPDPLLARVQALRSKPTARMQALQRFAHRRVIEPMLRGDITRAPFAVRLLDAVPLLRRIPGRVLGLGFGRQHVESPLAKEYS